From the genome of Brevibacterium sp. JSBI002, one region includes:
- a CDS encoding acyl-CoA dehydrogenase, which produces MTEQSKGNGVLTTATESILSARDIEFQLYDWLKVDELCDRPRFSDHSREVFDSVLEASEELAKERFATHARKSDLNEPTFDGTAVTLIPEIKSALDQFAGIGLLSATMDESVGGIQLPHSVAKACFAWFQAANIGTASYPMLTMGNANLLLEYGTEEQIEKYVVPELDGRFFGTMCLSEPEVGSSLGDVTTKAVPDPQGGDDAFRVYGTKMWISGGDHELSQNIVHLVLARAEGDQPGVKGLSLFLVPKYLVNDDGSLGERNDVVLSGLNHKMGWRGTTNTLLNFGEGTHTPAGSAGAVGYLVGERGKGLACMFHMMNEARIGVGAGAVGLGYHGYLDALRYARDRRQGRPDGAKGSDGEPIPIAEHSDVRRMLLSSKSYVEGGLGLILYAARLLDESETADSEAARDRAALLLDVLTPIVKTWPSVWCLKANDHAIQVLGGAGYTRDHDVEQLYRDNRLNPIHEGTHGIQAKDLLGRKVIMKGGAGLQVLLGKMRETLAEAADRSDWTAETAALASAVDRIESVTTAVWASGDPTVALDNAWTYLEAVGHTVMAWLWLQQGMAAEATAGERGDSAFLKGKIAAARYFLVHELPQTGPWFDLVESKATTFADLDDSWL; this is translated from the coding sequence GTGACTGAACAGAGCAAAGGCAACGGCGTCTTGACGACTGCGACAGAATCCATCCTCTCCGCCAGGGACATCGAGTTCCAACTCTATGACTGGCTCAAGGTCGACGAACTCTGCGACCGACCTCGCTTCTCCGACCATTCGCGTGAGGTCTTCGACTCCGTGCTCGAAGCCAGCGAGGAGCTTGCCAAGGAGCGGTTCGCGACCCATGCACGCAAGTCCGACCTCAACGAGCCGACGTTCGACGGCACTGCGGTGACGCTGATTCCTGAGATCAAGTCTGCGCTCGACCAGTTCGCCGGCATCGGCCTGCTGTCGGCGACGATGGATGAGAGCGTCGGCGGCATTCAGCTGCCGCATTCGGTCGCAAAGGCCTGCTTCGCCTGGTTCCAGGCGGCCAATATCGGTACCGCGAGCTATCCGATGCTGACCATGGGCAACGCCAATCTGCTGCTCGAGTACGGCACCGAGGAACAGATCGAGAAGTACGTTGTGCCCGAGCTCGACGGCCGGTTCTTCGGCACCATGTGCCTGTCCGAACCCGAGGTCGGCTCCTCCCTGGGAGATGTCACGACGAAAGCGGTTCCGGATCCCCAGGGCGGCGACGATGCGTTCCGCGTCTACGGCACGAAGATGTGGATCTCCGGCGGCGATCACGAACTCTCGCAGAATATCGTCCATCTCGTCCTGGCCCGTGCCGAGGGTGACCAGCCAGGGGTCAAAGGTCTGAGTCTGTTCCTCGTCCCGAAGTACCTCGTCAACGACGATGGCAGCCTCGGTGAACGCAATGATGTCGTTCTGTCCGGACTCAATCACAAGATGGGGTGGCGCGGGACGACGAACACTCTGCTCAACTTCGGTGAGGGCACGCACACTCCGGCCGGTTCCGCTGGTGCTGTGGGCTACCTCGTGGGGGAGCGGGGCAAGGGTCTGGCCTGTATGTTCCACATGATGAACGAGGCTCGCATCGGTGTCGGAGCCGGTGCGGTCGGACTGGGGTACCACGGGTACCTCGATGCCCTCCGCTATGCCCGCGATCGCCGCCAGGGTCGTCCCGACGGGGCGAAGGGATCCGATGGTGAGCCGATCCCGATCGCGGAGCACTCCGATGTCCGGCGCATGCTGCTGTCGTCGAAGAGCTACGTCGAGGGCGGGCTCGGGCTCATCCTCTATGCCGCGCGTCTGCTCGACGAATCCGAAACTGCTGATTCCGAGGCCGCGCGTGACCGTGCGGCACTGCTGCTCGATGTGCTCACCCCGATCGTCAAGACCTGGCCGAGCGTGTGGTGCCTGAAAGCGAACGACCACGCCATCCAGGTGCTCGGCGGAGCGGGATACACCCGCGATCACGATGTCGAACAGCTCTACCGCGACAATCGGCTCAATCCGATCCACGAGGGCACGCACGGCATTCAGGCCAAGGATCTCCTCGGCCGCAAGGTCATCATGAAGGGCGGGGCCGGCCTGCAGGTGCTGCTGGGAAAGATGCGGGAGACCCTCGCCGAGGCGGCCGACCGTTCTGATTGGACCGCCGAGACCGCTGCCCTGGCGTCAGCCGTCGATCGCATCGAATCCGTCACCACCGCAGTGTGGGCGAGCGGAGATCCAACGGTGGCCCTCGACAACGCGTGGACCTATCTGGAAGCGGTCGGACACACCGTGATGGCGTGGCTGTGGTTGCAGCAGGGGATGGCTGCCGAAGCGACCGCCGGTGAACGTGGCGATTCGGCGTTCCTCAAGGGAAAGATCGCCGCGGCGCGGTATTTCCTCGTTCACGAACTGCCGCAGACCGGGCCGTGGTTCGATCTTGTCGAAAGCAAGGCGACGACGTTCGCCGACCTCGATGACTCCTGGCTGTGA
- the rraA gene encoding ribonuclease E activity regulator RraA: protein MTVSTADLWDERGDELYSIALNFGDFGAKTSFSGPARTIRCFQDNGLVKQTLNQPGDGAVLVIDGDGSIATALMGDMIAEAGVRNGWNGVVINGAIRDREALAEMGFGIKALASNPRKSAKDGAGEIDVTVEIGGATIRPGAMVFADADGVAVEK, encoded by the coding sequence ATGACAGTTTCGACAGCAGACCTGTGGGACGAACGCGGCGACGAGCTCTATTCGATTGCCCTGAACTTCGGCGACTTCGGAGCCAAAACGTCATTCTCCGGACCGGCCCGCACCATCCGCTGCTTCCAGGACAACGGACTGGTCAAGCAGACCCTCAACCAGCCCGGCGACGGCGCCGTGCTCGTCATCGACGGTGACGGATCGATCGCCACCGCCCTCATGGGTGACATGATCGCCGAGGCAGGAGTTCGAAACGGCTGGAACGGTGTCGTCATCAACGGTGCTATCCGCGACCGTGAGGCGCTGGCCGAGATGGGGTTCGGCATTAAGGCTCTGGCCAGCAACCCTCGCAAGAGCGCGAAGGACGGTGCCGGTGAGATCGACGTGACTGTGGAGATCGGCGGCGCGACGATCCGCCCGGGAGCGATGGTCTTCGCCGATGCCGACGGCGTCGCCGTCGAGAAGTAG
- a CDS encoding dicarboxylate/amino acid:cation symporter produces the protein MSSPTASPAQSSDTKTQPSGFLRILRNYRFPLFILTGVVIGAIIGLVFGERATVIKPFGTLFINMMFTLVVPLVFFSIASAVAGMSSAARLGKIMGSMLGVFAVTGIIASIVMVAALRIFNATDGVQVEMQEPENVEDVGSIGDQLVQTVVVDDFSKILSAEHMLALIVFAVIVGFATSRIGEAGKPFAQFLNSGTEVFLKFTSIVMYYAPIGLGAYFAALIGDLGSQLVGDYVRAFLVYYPVAIAYFILAFTFYSFLAGGRRGVSRFWGNILEPTAISLGTSSSVAAIPANLRAGEKIGVPRDIRETIVPIGATIHMEGSSLSAILKIAFLFAVFQRDFFTLENILIAIAVALLAGMVMAGIPSGGFIGELMIITLYGFPAAALPIIQIIGTVIDPPATTVNSVGDQASSMMVARILDGKDWMEKADEDDHDSVP, from the coding sequence ATGTCCTCCCCCACTGCCTCGCCTGCGCAGTCCTCCGACACGAAGACACAGCCGTCGGGATTCCTCCGGATCCTCCGCAACTACCGCTTCCCGCTCTTCATCCTCACAGGGGTGGTCATCGGCGCGATCATCGGCCTCGTCTTCGGGGAACGCGCCACCGTCATCAAACCGTTCGGCACGCTGTTCATCAACATGATGTTCACTCTCGTCGTGCCGCTCGTGTTCTTCTCCATCGCCTCCGCGGTGGCGGGAATGTCCTCGGCCGCGCGACTGGGCAAGATCATGGGCAGCATGCTGGGAGTCTTCGCCGTCACCGGCATCATCGCCTCCATCGTCATGGTCGCCGCGCTGCGCATCTTCAACGCCACGGACGGCGTCCAGGTGGAGATGCAGGAGCCAGAGAACGTCGAGGACGTCGGGTCCATCGGCGACCAGCTCGTCCAGACCGTCGTAGTCGACGACTTCTCGAAGATCCTGTCCGCCGAGCACATGCTCGCGCTCATCGTCTTCGCCGTCATCGTCGGCTTCGCCACCAGCAGGATCGGCGAGGCGGGCAAGCCGTTCGCCCAGTTCCTCAATTCCGGCACCGAGGTGTTCCTCAAGTTCACCTCGATCGTGATGTACTACGCCCCGATCGGCCTCGGTGCCTACTTCGCCGCTCTCATCGGTGACCTCGGCTCCCAGCTCGTCGGGGACTATGTTCGCGCTTTCCTCGTCTACTATCCGGTGGCGATCGCCTACTTCATCCTCGCGTTCACGTTCTACTCCTTCCTGGCCGGTGGCCGCCGAGGCGTCTCTCGGTTCTGGGGCAATATCCTCGAGCCCACGGCGATCTCTTTGGGCACATCCTCCTCGGTGGCGGCGATCCCGGCGAACCTGCGTGCCGGAGAGAAGATCGGAGTCCCCCGTGACATCCGGGAGACGATCGTGCCGATCGGTGCCACGATCCACATGGAAGGATCGAGCCTGTCCGCGATCCTCAAGATCGCCTTCCTCTTTGCCGTGTTCCAGCGCGACTTCTTCACCCTGGAGAACATCCTCATCGCCATCGCCGTGGCGCTGCTGGCCGGAATGGTCATGGCAGGAATCCCCTCAGGCGGCTTCATCGGCGAGCTCATGATCATCACCCTCTACGGCTTCCCGGCCGCGGCACTGCCGATCATCCAGATCATCGGAACCGTCATCGATCCCCCGGCCACCACCGTCAACTCCGTCGGCGATCAGGCGAGTTCGATGATGGTCGCTCGCATCCTCGACGGTAAGGACTGGATGGAAAAGGCCGACGAGGATGATCACGATTCGGTTCCATAA
- a CDS encoding D-cysteine desulfhydrase: MVALNEVPRRRYTAGPTPLLHLRSLSVELGGPQIWIKRDDQLGLTQGGNKTRKLEFLIADALEQGADTLITVGGVQSNHCRLTLSAARTEGLDCHLIVEEDLGPDGTSLGPAGSNPPEYTGNFLLFDLLGADSVTVLGHGADLLGEAQVLAEKLRVEGKKPYVIPVGGSNPIGALGYVDCAVEMLDQFAEAGLDSPTIVTPSGSAGMQAGLVVGLHSAGSDVPVIGINVSRTQAEQEPKIVDLVDSTAHFLDLPPAPRAATVGLGDYVGTGYALPTPEMVEAVRLFARTEGIVLDPVYTGKAAAGLIDLIRSRRFSSEDAVVFIHSGGVPGLYARTQAFA; encoded by the coding sequence ATGGTCGCCCTGAATGAAGTCCCACGCCGTCGCTACACCGCGGGGCCGACGCCTCTCCTACATCTGCGGAGCCTGTCCGTCGAGCTCGGTGGACCGCAGATCTGGATCAAACGCGATGACCAGCTGGGACTGACTCAGGGCGGGAATAAAACGCGTAAACTCGAGTTCCTCATCGCCGACGCCCTGGAACAGGGCGCGGACACGCTCATCACCGTCGGCGGGGTGCAGTCCAACCACTGTCGGCTGACCTTGTCGGCTGCCCGCACCGAGGGCCTCGACTGTCACCTGATCGTCGAAGAGGATCTCGGACCCGACGGCACCTCGCTCGGCCCGGCAGGGTCGAACCCGCCGGAGTACACGGGAAACTTCCTGCTCTTCGATCTTCTCGGCGCGGATTCGGTCACGGTGCTCGGCCACGGGGCCGACCTCCTCGGCGAGGCTCAGGTTCTGGCTGAGAAGCTGCGCGTCGAGGGCAAGAAGCCTTACGTCATCCCTGTGGGCGGGTCGAATCCGATCGGTGCGCTCGGCTATGTCGACTGTGCCGTTGAGATGCTCGACCAATTCGCCGAGGCGGGGCTGGATTCGCCCACGATCGTCACGCCCAGCGGTTCGGCCGGAATGCAGGCCGGACTCGTCGTCGGCCTCCACAGCGCGGGAAGCGATGTACCGGTCATCGGCATCAACGTCAGCCGGACACAGGCGGAGCAGGAACCGAAGATCGTCGACCTCGTCGACTCCACGGCGCACTTCCTCGACCTGCCCCCGGCCCCTCGCGCAGCCACAGTGGGACTCGGTGATTATGTCGGGACGGGATATGCTCTGCCGACCCCCGAGATGGTCGAGGCTGTGCGTCTCTTCGCCCGCACCGAGGGCATCGTCCTCGACCCGGTCTACACCGGCAAGGCAGCGGCCGGCCTCATCGACCTCATCAGATCTCGCCGTTTCTCCTCCGAGGACGCGGTCGTCTTCATCCACTCCGGCGGAGTCCCCGGACTCTACGCCCGTACCCAGGCGTTTGCCTGA